In Brevibacillus brevis, a genomic segment contains:
- a CDS encoding ABC transporter permease, whose translation MKTVGKFLRNGLGVIGAVIILGLIVVALFAPQIAPYDPNAQDYNKILLPPGGDHLFGTDDLGRDIFSRVVYGARISMEAALISVGIAMLIGVPIGLLSGYYRGFWDEWIVMRSVDAMQAFPFLILALAISAVLGSGFGNAMLAIGIGFAPAFVRITRGQVLTLRNMEYIHAARSVGVKDARIIFRHILPNALNPIMIQATLAMASGIIAEASLSYLGLGVQPPTPSWGSMLNQAQTLMSVAPYATFYPGIAIFLVVLGFNLLGDGLQQVLDPRARK comes from the coding sequence ATGAAAACCGTAGGCAAATTTCTCCGCAATGGACTCGGCGTCATCGGAGCGGTGATTATCCTCGGATTGATTGTGGTGGCGCTGTTTGCTCCACAGATCGCTCCGTACGACCCCAATGCGCAAGATTACAACAAAATTTTGCTTCCGCCCGGCGGCGACCACCTGTTTGGGACAGACGACCTCGGTCGCGATATTTTCTCCCGTGTCGTTTACGGCGCGCGCATTTCCATGGAAGCGGCACTGATTTCCGTAGGAATCGCGATGCTCATCGGGGTGCCGATCGGACTGTTGTCCGGTTACTATCGCGGCTTTTGGGACGAGTGGATCGTCATGCGAAGTGTTGACGCGATGCAGGCATTTCCCTTCCTGATTTTGGCCCTGGCGATCTCCGCCGTGCTCGGCTCGGGCTTTGGCAACGCCATGCTGGCCATCGGTATCGGGTTTGCCCCCGCTTTTGTCCGGATCACCCGCGGGCAAGTTCTGACTCTTCGCAATATGGAGTACATCCATGCGGCGCGCTCGGTGGGAGTCAAAGATGCGCGCATCATTTTCCGGCACATCCTGCCCAATGCGCTCAATCCGATCATGATTCAGGCAACACTGGCGATGGCATCGGGAATTATCGCGGAAGCGTCCCTTTCCTATCTGGGGCTGGGCGTCCAACCGCCGACCCCGTCGTGGGGCAGCATGCTGAACCAGGCGCAGACGCTGATGTCGGTCGCCCCATATGCTACGTTCTATCCCGGTATCGCCATCTTTCTGGTCGTCCTAGGCTTCAACCTGCTTGGGGACGGGCTGCAGCAGGTTCTGGATCCGCGGGCCCGCAAATAA
- a CDS encoding response regulator transcription factor, whose amino-acid sequence MSTIMIVEDDPKINQLLQNQLEKYGYHTVNVEHFDRVMEVFKEIRPDLVLLDVNLPKFDGFYWCRQMRQESNCPILFISARDSKMDQVMALENGADDYITKPFDYDVVMAKIRSQLRRAYGLYAPQEGERTVEVAGLKLFLERMELMMHESKVELSKKEALLLEALMNQYPRVVSRERLLEKLWDEQFVDENTLNVYITRVRGKLKDMGLEGAVETVRGSGYRLRAVWEDGQ is encoded by the coding sequence ATGTCGACCATTATGATCGTTGAGGACGATCCGAAAATCAATCAATTGCTGCAAAACCAACTGGAAAAATATGGTTATCATACAGTCAACGTGGAGCATTTTGACCGGGTCATGGAGGTTTTCAAGGAAATCCGCCCGGACCTGGTTCTGCTCGATGTGAACCTGCCCAAATTCGATGGCTTCTACTGGTGCCGCCAGATGCGGCAGGAATCGAATTGCCCGATCCTTTTCATCTCGGCGCGGGACAGCAAGATGGATCAGGTCATGGCGCTGGAAAACGGCGCTGACGACTATATTACAAAGCCGTTTGACTACGACGTCGTCATGGCGAAAATACGGAGCCAGCTGCGGCGGGCCTATGGCTTGTACGCCCCGCAGGAGGGCGAGCGGACGGTCGAGGTGGCGGGGCTCAAGCTGTTTTTGGAGCGGATGGAGCTGATGATGCACGAGAGCAAGGTCGAGCTGAGCAAAAAGGAAGCGCTTCTGCTCGAGGCATTGATGAACCAGTACCCGCGAGTCGTCAGCCGGGAGCGGCTGCTGGAAAAGCTGTGGGATGAGCAGTTTGTCGATGAAAACACGCTCAATGTGTACATCACGCGGGTACGCGGAAAGTTGAAGGACATGGGCCTGGAGGGAGCGGTCGAGACGGTACGCGGCTCCGGCTATCGCCTGCGAGCGGTTTGGGAGGATGGGCAATGA
- a CDS encoding ABC transporter ATP-binding protein: MDMLQVKSLSKIYGGKVTYRALTDIDFTIRKGEFVGIMGPSGSGKTTLLNMIATIDSPTSGAVLVNGINPHQLKKEKLALFRRRELGFVFQDFNLLDTLTIGENIVLPLTLEGESVAVMEEKLQTIAAKLGIQEILDKRTFEVSGGQRQRTAIARAIIHTPSLLLADEPTGNLDSKSSRNVMETLEAINKSENTTMMMVTHDALAASYCHRVIFIKDGQLHNEMYRGESRQVFFQKIIDALSFLGGNNYDLSTVRV, encoded by the coding sequence ATGGACATGTTGCAGGTGAAAAGTCTGAGTAAAATATACGGAGGCAAGGTTACGTACCGCGCGTTGACGGATATAGATTTTACGATACGAAAGGGAGAATTCGTGGGCATTATGGGGCCTTCGGGCAGCGGGAAAACGACGCTCCTCAACATGATCGCCACCATCGATTCCCCTACCTCGGGGGCTGTTCTTGTAAACGGGATCAACCCCCACCAGCTGAAAAAGGAAAAGCTGGCGCTGTTCAGGCGCCGGGAGCTCGGCTTCGTCTTCCAGGATTTCAACCTGCTCGATACGTTGACGATCGGGGAAAACATCGTGCTTCCGCTGACGCTGGAAGGCGAGAGCGTCGCCGTGATGGAGGAGAAGCTTCAGACGATCGCGGCCAAGCTCGGCATACAGGAAATTTTGGACAAGCGGACCTTTGAGGTCTCCGGGGGACAGCGGCAGCGGACGGCGATTGCCCGAGCCATTATCCATACGCCATCGCTTTTGCTGGCGGACGAACCGACGGGCAATCTCGATTCGAAGTCCTCCCGCAACGTGATGGAGACACTCGAAGCCATCAACAAATCGGAAAACACCACGATGATGATGGTGACACACGATGCGCTGGCTGCAAGCTATTGCCACCGCGTCATTTTCATCAAGGACGGACAGCTCCACAACGAGATGTACCGGGGCGAGAGCCGTCAGGTGTTCTTCCAGAAAATCATTGACGCCCTGTCGTTCTTGGGAGGGAACAACTATGACCTTTCGACAGTTCGCGTCTAA
- a CDS encoding Lrp/AsnC family transcriptional regulator — MEENFRRSLYPELDDIDYGIVRALQENARVPFTQIAKELGVTEKTIRMRVQQMQDEGVLSLVGIVNPVKAGLNVQAFVQIAVEADKLDDVVAVLNGIVEVRLVVLTSGDYQLITQILVRNYEELSQFLMKTLNKIPGITRVNVINELKILKSKYKFVR, encoded by the coding sequence ATGGAAGAAAATTTCCGCCGATCTCTTTATCCAGAATTAGATGACATCGATTACGGCATAGTTCGAGCTTTGCAGGAAAACGCCCGCGTACCATTTACCCAAATCGCCAAAGAGCTGGGCGTCACGGAAAAGACAATCCGGATGCGCGTTCAGCAAATGCAGGATGAAGGCGTCCTGAGTCTGGTTGGCATCGTCAATCCAGTCAAGGCAGGGCTGAATGTGCAAGCGTTTGTGCAGATTGCTGTCGAAGCGGACAAGCTGGACGATGTAGTCGCGGTGTTGAACGGAATCGTGGAAGTGCGCCTGGTTGTGTTGACATCAGGGGATTATCAATTGATTACGCAAATCCTGGTACGCAACTATGAAGAATTATCACAATTTTTAATGAAAACCTTGAACAAGATTCCGGGAATCACCAGGGTGAACGTGATTAACGAATTGAAGATTTTGAAATCCAAGTACAAATTCGTTCGGTGA
- a CDS encoding nucleoside deaminase: MEREAWMEKAVQLALENVLQSRGGPFGAIVVKEGRIVGAGSNEVTTKNDPTAHAEVQAIREACRQLGTFQLSDCELYTSCEPCPMCLGAIYWARPKAVYFACTKQDAAKIGFDDQFIYEQIGIPYEERTIPFIQLQPESFRKPFEAWAQSPSKVEY; the protein is encoded by the coding sequence ATGGAGCGGGAAGCATGGATGGAAAAAGCGGTGCAGCTGGCCTTGGAAAATGTGCTGCAAAGCAGGGGCGGGCCTTTCGGGGCGATTGTCGTCAAGGAAGGCCGGATCGTGGGTGCCGGGAGCAACGAGGTGACCACGAAGAACGACCCGACGGCGCATGCGGAGGTGCAGGCGATCCGGGAGGCGTGCCGCCAGCTGGGCACTTTCCAGTTATCGGATTGCGAGCTGTACACGAGCTGCGAGCCGTGCCCGATGTGCCTGGGAGCGATTTACTGGGCCAGACCCAAGGCAGTGTACTTTGCCTGCACCAAGCAGGATGCCGCCAAGATCGGCTTCGACGATCAGTTTATTTACGAGCAGATCGGGATCCCTTACGAAGAGAGGACGATCCCCTTCATCCAGCTCCAGCCGGAGAGCTTCCGGAAGCCGTTTGAAGCGTGGGCGCAGTCGCCGAGCAAAGTGGAATATTGA
- a CDS encoding sensor histidine kinase, translated as MKLFLRDQWAFAAFFLVQMILLLLIFTLDGYWNESLMIYAVFLSLFFAGAFMVVRYLTHRAIYQRLSNPVESLEELTQTHGNAALSRALDETFLEHYRLYKEQLHAYENKQRDYTTFIQQWVHQMKTPISVIHLLLQNEDDPVAESVREEVDRIKRGLETVLYIARLDRFEQDFIVEPVSLQSLAQNVLAENKRLFIRNQVYPELKVDGQWRVESDEKWLSFVLNQLLTNAVRYSAGKSNKVTVRAYERGSSVALEVQDYGIGIPQQDIRRVFQPYFTGENGRKYPESTGMGLYLVKEICGRLNHGVELESEVGEGTIVRIVMSAVVPTLQERKKAES; from the coding sequence ATGAAGCTGTTCCTTCGGGATCAATGGGCGTTTGCGGCCTTTTTTCTCGTTCAGATGATCTTGCTCCTGCTCATCTTTACGCTCGACGGGTACTGGAATGAATCGTTGATGATCTATGCGGTCTTCCTGTCGCTCTTTTTCGCCGGGGCGTTCATGGTCGTGCGCTACTTGACGCACCGCGCTATCTACCAGCGCCTCAGCAACCCGGTAGAGTCTTTGGAAGAGCTGACGCAGACACACGGCAACGCTGCATTGAGCCGCGCCTTGGACGAGACCTTCCTCGAGCACTATCGCCTGTACAAGGAGCAGCTGCATGCGTACGAGAACAAGCAGCGCGACTACACCACCTTTATTCAGCAGTGGGTGCACCAGATGAAGACGCCGATCTCCGTCATCCATCTGCTGCTCCAAAACGAGGACGACCCGGTGGCCGAGAGCGTCCGGGAAGAAGTGGACCGGATCAAGCGGGGGCTGGAAACCGTCCTCTACATCGCCCGGCTGGACCGGTTCGAGCAGGATTTTATCGTCGAGCCGGTGTCGCTGCAATCCCTGGCGCAAAATGTGCTCGCGGAAAACAAGCGCCTGTTCATCCGCAACCAGGTCTATCCTGAGCTGAAGGTGGACGGGCAGTGGCGGGTGGAATCCGACGAAAAGTGGCTGTCCTTCGTATTGAATCAGCTCTTGACCAATGCGGTGCGCTATTCGGCCGGCAAAAGCAACAAGGTGACAGTCCGCGCTTACGAACGGGGATCCAGCGTCGCGCTGGAAGTGCAGGACTACGGGATCGGCATCCCGCAGCAGGACATCCGCCGCGTCTTCCAGCCGTATTTCACGGGCGAGAATGGCCGCAAGTACCCGGAATCCACGGGGATGGGGCTGTATCTCGTCAAGGAGATATGCGGGAGGCTGAATCACGGGGTGGAGCTGGAATCCGAGGTGGGCGAAGGCACCATCGTGCGCATCGTCATGTCCGCCGTCGTGCCAACCTTACAAGAACGTAAGAAAGCTGAAAGTTAA
- a CDS encoding ABC transporter substrate-binding protein codes for MFSKKTSKALMSAVLGTMLLVTGCGGGGSASPGTDGGKSEAPAQSTGKKVINIGLKADPPSMDPNISTSLYDRQVYASLYDKLFDIDPSGKIVPMLAESYEVTPDGKTYTFKLKQGVKFHDGTDFDAEAVKFNFERNMKDEKSKRKGDMKFVESVTAVDKNTVKVQMKEPFAPFLSILADRGGTMVSPAAVKQYGDQYLNHPVGTGPFVFVEQVKGDHVTLKKNENYWGGAPKVDEVTYKVFTNGTAKVQNLRSGMLDIIDDTPVKEIPAVKGDSSLQLTAESGWGYQGLYLNNSRAPFDNKFLRAAVDRAIDREALVKVLFNGYAAPARTAFAKGSLAYNEELNKPIPPNADEIKDLLAKGGQPNGFSFKLYITSSPENEQLGAVLQNMWKQYGINATLEKLEYGQLLETGEKGEFDALQLGWSGRQDPDQNFHDFVVTGTANNDGRISLPKLDELVLKARSEVDETKRKALYEEATKLLQDEAGYSYLYHQYVLIGMNKKVSGFTYVPDGIIRTATLDKQ; via the coding sequence ATGTTTTCGAAAAAAACAAGCAAAGCATTGATGAGCGCCGTACTGGGAACCATGCTTCTGGTCACGGGCTGCGGCGGGGGCGGCAGCGCTAGCCCAGGCACAGACGGAGGAAAGTCGGAAGCTCCGGCGCAAAGCACAGGCAAAAAGGTCATCAACATCGGACTGAAGGCAGATCCGCCTTCCATGGATCCGAACATTTCGACTTCTCTGTATGACCGCCAAGTGTACGCGAGCCTCTACGACAAGCTGTTCGACATCGATCCTAGCGGAAAGATCGTCCCGATGCTGGCTGAATCGTACGAAGTAACGCCAGACGGCAAGACCTATACCTTCAAGCTGAAGCAAGGCGTGAAATTCCACGATGGCACCGATTTTGACGCGGAAGCCGTGAAATTCAACTTCGAGCGCAATATGAAAGATGAAAAGTCGAAACGCAAAGGCGACATGAAATTCGTGGAATCCGTCACGGCAGTCGATAAAAACACCGTGAAAGTTCAGATGAAAGAACCATTCGCTCCGTTCCTGTCCATCCTGGCAGACCGTGGCGGTACGATGGTATCCCCTGCGGCGGTGAAACAGTATGGCGATCAATATCTCAACCATCCGGTGGGAACCGGCCCATTCGTCTTCGTCGAGCAAGTAAAAGGCGACCACGTCACCTTGAAAAAGAACGAAAATTACTGGGGCGGCGCTCCTAAAGTAGACGAAGTCACTTACAAGGTATTCACCAACGGTACGGCGAAGGTACAAAACCTGCGTTCCGGCATGCTGGATATCATCGACGACACGCCTGTCAAAGAAATTCCGGCGGTAAAAGGCGATTCCAGTCTGCAGCTGACTGCGGAGTCCGGCTGGGGCTATCAAGGTCTCTACCTGAACAACTCCCGCGCGCCGTTTGACAACAAATTCTTGCGCGCTGCCGTAGACCGTGCCATCGATCGCGAAGCATTGGTGAAAGTGCTGTTCAACGGCTATGCGGCACCTGCACGCACGGCGTTTGCAAAAGGCAGCCTGGCTTACAACGAAGAGTTGAACAAACCGATACCGCCAAATGCGGACGAGATCAAGGACCTGTTGGCGAAAGGCGGACAGCCGAACGGATTTTCCTTCAAGCTGTACATCACGTCTTCCCCTGAAAACGAACAGCTGGGTGCGGTTCTGCAAAACATGTGGAAACAATACGGCATCAATGCGACTCTGGAAAAACTCGAGTACGGCCAATTGCTGGAGACCGGTGAAAAAGGCGAATTCGACGCGCTGCAGCTGGGCTGGTCCGGCCGCCAGGACCCTGACCAAAACTTCCATGACTTTGTCGTGACGGGCACTGCCAACAACGACGGACGCATCTCCCTGCCGAAGCTGGACGAGCTGGTGCTGAAAGCGCGCAGCGAAGTCGACGAGACAAAACGCAAAGCGCTGTATGAAGAAGCGACCAAGCTGCTGCAGGATGAAGCAGGCTATTCCTACCTGTACCACCAATACGTGCTGATCGGCATGAACAAGAAAGTATCCGGCTTCACCTATGTTCCGGACGGTATCATCCGTACCGCGACTCTGGACAAGCAATAA
- a CDS encoding ABC transporter permease — MTFRQFASNNVLRNKRIYAAFFLSSVFSVMIFFVYAMFIFHPGIADEEIHGSVATGMMVAEYIIFLFAFFFLFYCVGAFLKRREKEFGILFLHGMTAKQRNLLIVMENMLIGVVSIICGIGFGLVLGKLFFQFAGFLLDVKALAFYLPWKAIVLTVVAFLVLFAAISVFSVLLLRSRSLMDLLQGSQRPKREPRASVFLSVLAAGLLGIAYLLALTADGISVIVLLLPVTVLTVAGTYLLFTQLSVFLIGYLKRKRAFYWKRTNLLVLSDLDYRMKDNARMFFLVCIVSTIAFCAIGTLASLAGSIQETVIKTNPFAFEYQTKKGNPEAQRHLSLIENTLQQAGFSFEKHQASMRVLPQEINGEKVGVVSLMDYNQFAIAANTRELKLGKNEAFFVVRWFGDSVETKVLDVGGSQLAVKTDAKMNPLLSGLEFDRLAVIPDEVFNRLQGLDEEVRYGYVVPRWKNTQEISLLLQQKINHLTENYYFSARAPVYHSLKQMANTALFIGLFVGVLFFVAAASFLYFRLYTDLENDKRQYGAIAKIGLSDRELSRIVTIQIALLFFVPITVAIIHSMVAFVSLQSLLKLMLVASVVKPTAIVLSSFVAVQAIYFWIIRNRYLFHLKRSVAR, encoded by the coding sequence ATGACCTTTCGACAGTTCGCGTCTAACAACGTCCTGCGCAACAAGCGGATCTATGCGGCTTTCTTCTTGAGCAGCGTCTTTTCCGTCATGATCTTTTTTGTATATGCGATGTTTATCTTCCATCCGGGGATCGCGGATGAAGAGATACACGGCTCGGTCGCGACCGGCATGATGGTGGCGGAGTACATCATCTTCCTGTTCGCGTTTTTCTTTCTTTTCTATTGCGTGGGAGCTTTCCTGAAGAGGCGGGAGAAGGAATTCGGCATCCTGTTTTTGCACGGGATGACGGCGAAGCAGCGCAATCTGCTGATCGTCATGGAAAACATGCTGATCGGAGTCGTGTCGATCATTTGCGGAATCGGATTCGGACTCGTTCTGGGCAAGCTGTTTTTCCAGTTCGCGGGCTTCCTTTTAGATGTGAAGGCCTTGGCTTTTTACCTCCCGTGGAAGGCCATCGTGCTGACGGTTGTCGCTTTTTTGGTTCTGTTTGCCGCGATCTCTGTTTTTTCAGTCTTGCTGTTGCGCAGCCGGAGCCTAATGGATCTGCTCCAGGGGAGCCAACGCCCGAAGCGGGAACCAAGGGCGTCGGTGTTTCTCTCGGTTTTGGCGGCAGGGCTCCTGGGCATCGCCTACCTGCTCGCCTTGACCGCCGACGGGATTTCGGTCATCGTCCTGCTGCTCCCGGTGACGGTCCTGACGGTCGCGGGGACGTATCTGCTCTTCACGCAGCTCAGCGTGTTTTTGATCGGATATTTGAAAAGGAAACGAGCGTTTTACTGGAAGCGTACCAACCTGCTCGTCCTGTCCGATCTCGATTACCGGATGAAGGACAACGCGCGGATGTTTTTCCTCGTCTGCATTGTCTCCACCATCGCATTTTGCGCGATCGGGACGCTGGCTTCGCTCGCCGGCTCCATCCAGGAAACGGTGATCAAGACCAACCCGTTTGCCTTTGAATACCAGACGAAGAAGGGGAATCCGGAGGCGCAGCGACATCTTTCCCTGATTGAAAACACGCTGCAGCAAGCGGGGTTTTCCTTCGAAAAGCATCAGGCGAGCATGCGTGTCTTGCCGCAAGAGATCAACGGAGAGAAGGTAGGGGTCGTCAGTCTGATGGACTACAACCAGTTTGCGATCGCGGCGAATACGCGGGAGCTCAAGCTGGGGAAAAATGAAGCGTTCTTCGTGGTGCGGTGGTTTGGAGATTCCGTGGAGACGAAGGTGCTGGACGTAGGCGGCAGCCAGTTGGCCGTCAAGACGGACGCGAAGATGAATCCGCTGTTGAGCGGCCTCGAATTCGACCGGCTGGCGGTCATCCCGGACGAGGTCTTTAACCGCTTGCAAGGCTTGGACGAAGAGGTCCGCTACGGGTACGTGGTGCCGCGGTGGAAAAATACCCAGGAGATCAGCCTTCTGCTGCAGCAGAAGATCAACCACTTGACCGAAAACTACTACTTCTCTGCACGGGCTCCGGTATACCACTCCTTGAAGCAAATGGCGAACACCGCTCTTTTCATCGGACTGTTCGTAGGCGTGCTGTTTTTCGTCGCAGCGGCCAGCTTCCTGTATTTCCGGCTGTATACGGACCTGGAGAACGACAAGCGGCAGTACGGCGCGATCGCAAAGATCGGACTGTCTGACCGGGAGCTGTCCCGAATCGTGACGATCCAGATCGCCCTCCTGTTCTTCGTGCCGATCACGGTGGCTATCATTCACAGCATGGTCGCGTTCGTCTCTCTGCAAAGTCTGCTCAAGCTGATGCTCGTCGCGTCAGTAGTCAAGCCGACCGCGATTGTCCTGAGCAGCTTCGTGGCCGTCCAGGCCATCTATTTCTGGATTATACGCAACCGGTATCTGTTCCATCTCAAACGATCGGTGGCAAGATAA
- a CDS encoding ABC transporter permease yields MMFVVRRLLLTIPILLLVSIMTFSLIHMIPGDPARVILGQEATPEAYQALRTELGLDKPIVVQYFSWLGKVVTGDLGMSITDRIPVSELIKQRLPATVELTIGTFLVAILIAFPAGILAATRRGTWIDYTSTFTALGGMSIPSFWLAMMLIIYFAVENQWLPSSGYVSFFENPAQNLLAMVLPCVATGLRESAVLMRMLRSSLLDVVNMDFIRTAKAKGLNEARTILGHALRNAMVPVVTTSGLMIAGLLGGLVITESIFSIPGFGRLIVESVFKRDYVTVQGAILVSAVLVVIVNLAVDILYAVIDPRIKAGKGASE; encoded by the coding sequence ATGATGTTTGTGGTCAGACGCTTACTGCTGACAATCCCGATTCTCCTGCTGGTGTCGATTATGACGTTTTCTCTGATCCATATGATCCCGGGCGATCCTGCCCGGGTCATTTTAGGACAGGAGGCGACACCGGAAGCCTATCAGGCACTGCGAACGGAGCTGGGATTAGACAAGCCGATCGTAGTGCAATATTTTTCCTGGTTGGGAAAAGTGGTAACGGGTGATTTGGGAATGTCCATTACGGACCGCATTCCGGTCTCTGAATTGATCAAGCAAAGGCTGCCCGCAACGGTAGAGCTGACAATCGGGACTTTTCTTGTAGCGATCCTCATCGCATTTCCTGCGGGGATCCTGGCGGCGACGCGGCGCGGGACCTGGATTGATTACACGAGCACATTTACTGCGCTGGGGGGCATGAGCATCCCGAGCTTCTGGCTGGCGATGATGCTGATCATCTACTTCGCCGTAGAGAACCAATGGCTGCCTTCTTCGGGCTACGTCTCCTTCTTTGAAAACCCTGCGCAAAACCTGCTGGCGATGGTGCTGCCTTGTGTGGCTACCGGGCTGCGGGAATCCGCTGTCCTCATGCGCATGCTGCGTTCTTCGCTTCTGGACGTGGTCAACATGGACTTTATCCGTACTGCAAAAGCCAAAGGCTTGAATGAAGCGCGCACCATTCTGGGCCATGCCCTTCGCAATGCCATGGTGCCAGTCGTGACAACATCTGGCCTGATGATCGCAGGTCTCCTGGGTGGTCTGGTCATTACCGAATCGATCTTCTCCATTCCCGGCTTCGGCCGCCTGATCGTCGAATCGGTGTTCAAACGGGATTACGTGACGGTGCAAGGAGCCATTCTCGTTTCCGCCGTACTGGTTGTCATCGTCAATCTGGCCGTAGATATTTTGTACGCCGTGATCGACCCTCGCATCAAGGCTGGGAAAGGAGCAAGTGAGTGA
- a CDS encoding sigma-70 family RNA polymerase sigma factor translates to MNTALVYPKLTHQQIYEEYSAKIYRYFRYRVKNVWDVEDLTTTVFIKVYSKLEQYDGRHPFGAWIFRIAHNALIDYMRKKRECPVDQETFSSLRATDELPEESILTQESIDVLWEKVHTLTADQRNVIQLRYLADLRMNEIAEILGKTEASVKILHFRGIKKLQQMMKAHA, encoded by the coding sequence ATGAATACCGCACTTGTCTATCCGAAATTGACTCATCAGCAAATATACGAAGAATATTCGGCCAAAATATACCGCTACTTTCGCTATCGCGTGAAAAACGTCTGGGACGTCGAGGATTTGACGACCACCGTTTTCATCAAGGTCTACTCGAAGCTGGAGCAGTACGACGGCCGCCATCCGTTCGGTGCGTGGATCTTCCGCATTGCGCACAACGCTTTGATCGACTACATGCGCAAAAAGCGGGAGTGCCCGGTGGATCAGGAGACGTTTTCGTCGCTTCGGGCGACGGATGAGCTGCCGGAAGAAAGCATTTTGACCCAGGAGTCCATCGATGTATTATGGGAAAAGGTACATACCTTGACCGCAGACCAACGCAACGTGATCCAGCTTCGTTACCTAGCTGACCTGCGAATGAACGAAATTGCGGAGATTTTGGGCAAAACCGAGGCCTCGGTCAAAATTCTTCATTTCCGCGGGATCAAAAAGCTCCAGCAAATGATGAAAGCTCATGCCTAG